A part of Terriglobus roseus genomic DNA contains:
- a CDS encoding TIGR03118 family protein has product MQMIRKFLLHTAAILAATLPIAGQSYKVTNLLSDGSVTATNTDPNFKNPWAISASGTFWISAANTGYNYVVPPAGTVSFKVIVPSAAAPNTAPGLPAGSVTTGGAVGMLLANGTKASFLFSTLDGTISGWNSKLGTANAISTVAINNNAAGASYPGLAILNIASGGVTSKSYILAANFGTGNAIEVYDSTFAPTKLAGNFVDPTLPAGYAPFSVHVLGTQVFVNYALRSASAPYLSVNGAGNGAVSVFDTSGNFVSRVATGGNLNAPWGIAYAPANFGIFSNDLLIGNFGDGIINVFDPKTFAYQGQLIDSTGKALKYASLWELLTGGTSVTGTTAVAGGDTSTVYFTAGLDQEQHGLFATITNATTAGATPTFGFSSASPSATVTAGSTAQVQLSLASVNGFSGNVSLACSGLPANATCSFSPSQASVSSTVPSIVTATITTNTKTAALQPLQRRGMQPVVAGIFAAFLLPFASLLGISKRLRLTNASRLAALTVVVLLSGLAAGGCSSGSSPQMSTTPTPAPVTPAGTSNITIAATAGSVTQQTSVALTVK; this is encoded by the coding sequence ATGCAAATGATCCGAAAGTTTTTGCTGCACACCGCCGCTATTCTTGCCGCCACACTTCCAATCGCCGGTCAGTCCTATAAAGTTACAAATCTCTTGTCGGACGGTTCCGTCACGGCCACCAATACTGATCCCAACTTCAAGAATCCCTGGGCCATTAGTGCAAGCGGAACGTTCTGGATTAGCGCTGCGAACACCGGATACAACTACGTTGTTCCACCAGCGGGGACTGTTTCGTTCAAGGTGATTGTGCCTTCCGCTGCTGCTCCGAACACCGCTCCAGGGTTGCCTGCGGGTTCTGTCACAACGGGTGGAGCAGTTGGTATGTTGTTGGCAAACGGCACCAAGGCCAGCTTCCTCTTTTCAACTCTCGATGGCACCATCTCTGGTTGGAATTCGAAGCTGGGCACGGCGAATGCAATTTCAACGGTCGCCATCAACAACAACGCAGCCGGTGCGTCCTATCCAGGACTCGCCATTCTGAATATTGCTTCCGGTGGCGTCACCAGCAAGAGCTATATCCTTGCCGCAAACTTCGGGACCGGCAACGCCATCGAGGTCTACGACAGCACATTCGCACCGACCAAGCTTGCAGGTAATTTCGTTGATCCCACGTTGCCAGCGGGATATGCTCCATTCTCTGTCCACGTTCTCGGAACGCAGGTGTTTGTGAACTACGCACTTCGCTCCGCCAGCGCACCATATCTGAGCGTCAACGGAGCGGGCAACGGTGCAGTCAGCGTATTCGATACCTCCGGCAACTTTGTAAGTCGCGTCGCAACCGGCGGGAACCTGAATGCTCCATGGGGAATCGCGTACGCGCCAGCAAACTTCGGCATCTTTTCGAATGATTTGCTGATCGGTAATTTCGGCGACGGCATCATCAACGTCTTTGATCCGAAGACCTTCGCATACCAGGGACAATTGATTGACAGCACCGGTAAAGCCCTAAAGTACGCCAGCCTTTGGGAACTATTGACGGGCGGAACTTCCGTAACCGGTACAACTGCAGTGGCGGGTGGGGACACCAGCACGGTCTACTTCACTGCTGGTCTTGATCAGGAACAGCACGGCCTGTTCGCAACGATTACGAATGCAACGACCGCAGGCGCCACACCAACCTTCGGTTTCAGTTCCGCTTCGCCGTCTGCGACGGTAACCGCTGGTAGCACTGCGCAGGTTCAACTCAGTCTGGCATCCGTGAACGGTTTCTCGGGCAACGTATCGCTGGCCTGCTCCGGCCTTCCCGCCAATGCCACCTGCAGCTTCTCACCATCGCAAGCCAGCGTGTCGTCAACGGTTCCGTCCATCGTCACTGCGACCATCACCACCAACACCAAAACTGCTGCTCTTCAGCCGCTACAAAGACGCGGGATGCAACCTGTAGTCGCAGGAATCTTCGCCGCATTCCTTCTACCGTTCGCATCACTGCTAGGTATCAGCAAGCGTCTCCGCCTCACAAATGCATCGCGCCTTGCTGCGCTGACGGTCGTGGTGTTGTTGTCCGGACTAGCAGCCGGAGGCTGTTCCAGCGGAAGTTCACCGCAAATGAGCACAACGCCGACGCCAGCGCCGGTAACTCCAGCGGGAACATCCAACATCACCATCGCTGCCACAGCGGGCTCGGTGACACAGCAGACATCGGTGGCACTCACCGTGAAGTAA
- a CDS encoding MBL fold metallo-hydrolase — MNNQRRLLISRRRFLASTGTGIAATAFAPHLVFAQKKGIVPTMIEEAAKAEIKVHALRGNISVLEGSGGNIAVLTGKDGKLLIDSGFTVSKQRIAAALKSLSPDPITRLINTHWHTDHTDGNDWVHSAGAEITAHVNTKKHLATATRVEGWQWTFPPAPAGALPTTTFSTERSEHHNGTNIALKYYGPAHTDSDVSVVFEQADVIHVGDTWWNGIYPFIDYSTGGSIDGMIRAAERNVATATDKMIVVPGHGPIGNKAGLVEFHTMLVTIRNNVAKLKKEGRSLQETIAAKPTAAYDAKFGQFLITPSFFTTLVYAGV; from the coding sequence ATGAACAATCAAAGGCGATTACTCATCTCACGGCGCCGCTTCCTTGCTTCAACTGGAACGGGCATAGCAGCTACAGCCTTCGCACCGCACCTTGTCTTCGCTCAGAAGAAAGGCATCGTGCCGACGATGATCGAGGAAGCCGCTAAGGCCGAGATCAAGGTCCACGCCCTCCGCGGAAACATTAGCGTTCTGGAAGGCTCGGGTGGGAATATAGCAGTTCTTACGGGGAAGGACGGAAAGCTTCTGATCGATTCTGGATTCACTGTTTCGAAACAGCGCATTGCAGCAGCTCTCAAGAGCCTGAGCCCCGATCCCATCACACGCTTAATCAATACGCATTGGCACACGGACCACACGGACGGCAATGACTGGGTGCATTCCGCTGGAGCTGAGATCACCGCTCACGTAAATACCAAGAAGCATTTAGCTACTGCCACACGAGTCGAGGGATGGCAGTGGACCTTTCCTCCGGCACCCGCGGGCGCTCTTCCTACAACTACATTCAGCACTGAGCGTAGCGAACATCACAATGGCACCAATATCGCGCTGAAGTACTATGGGCCTGCTCATACTGACAGTGATGTCTCTGTGGTCTTTGAGCAGGCGGACGTCATTCACGTAGGAGACACGTGGTGGAATGGCATCTACCCGTTCATCGACTATTCGACCGGCGGCAGCATCGATGGAATGATCCGCGCTGCCGAAAGGAATGTAGCGACTGCGACAGACAAGATGATCGTCGTCCCAGGACATGGCCCAATTGGCAATAAAGCTGGGCTTGTAGAGTTTCACACCATGCTCGTGACTATCAGGAACAATGTGGCAAAACTGAAGAAAGAAGGCCGCTCTCTTCAGGAAACAATAGCTGCAAAACCAACGGCGGCATACGATGCGAAGTTCGGACAATTCCTGATCACTCCGTCCTTCTTCACAACACTCGTGTACGCCGGAGTCTAA
- a CDS encoding glycosyl hydrolase-related protein, producing MQRRDVLKGFTAAMGSALITQQGWARGLEQSAPPIAVPIRGYVRKNSKLMQPVRITLPSARAGAEVVVKIDGEEHDRRKLASADQAFEIFVEPVSKPQRTRVSLTIDGVEHAAEIERKPVRQMKVYVLPHSHHDLGYTDLQAAVEEKQINNIVQGIELARKTSEYPEGSRFVWNLEVLWGADLFMKRRSASDRTALIDAIKKGWIALNGSYANELTGLCRPEELVELFRFGTQLGKACGVPVRSAMMSDVPGFSWGTVTAMAQAGIRYFSAAPNYFDRIGTFMVEWQDKPFWWVSPSGKERILFWVPWTGYAMSHVMKLGDEWVDKYQDRMDEVGFPYDISCIRWSGHGDNAVPDPELSPWIKRWNETYEWPKFHISSTETAFSAFEKAYGDKLPEHRGDLTPYWEDGAASSALETAMSRNAAERITQAAALAAAFHPESYAPDKYNEAWRNVLLYSEHTWGAYCSVSDSENPFTLKQWAVKRAFAVDAAKDADTLLADALGSGSTTTSAAEVDVYNATSWSRSEVVLLTKEQSHAGDHVENAHGQAVPSQRLASGELALWVESIAPYTKRRFRLSSKKPARPAHAVSVRGDVLENEKLRVKLHPDTGDIVELMQHGDAANLVDTKNGAANQFLFMAGNDTERLGHSGKATITVEDPGPLVATVLIRTTAPSCNGLTRRVRLVAGMDFVALENTVDKQRAALNPNPGKGGQGGEFAQRGSKESIQFGFPMQVPDGKMTLDVPLAVMQPEVDQLSGSCKNWLPVGRWVDLSSQVRGVTWATLDAPLLEVGGITATMLGSQKNPAVWRKHIEATQTFYSWVMNNHWGTNYRAYQQGPVTFRYALRPHRGNSSSETERFATGLTQPLIAAPASGSASASEPMLHVSPQEVLVQSLKPSDDGKAWIVRLFCSSGEKQQATLTWADRAHAGKTWISNLSEETVQAVDASIPIYGWQLVTIRVERNV from the coding sequence ATGCAACGACGTGATGTGTTGAAGGGCTTCACGGCAGCGATGGGCAGCGCTCTGATAACTCAGCAAGGATGGGCTCGTGGGCTGGAACAAAGCGCTCCGCCAATCGCTGTGCCGATCCGTGGTTACGTTCGTAAGAACAGCAAGCTTATGCAGCCTGTTCGCATTACCCTTCCGTCAGCACGCGCGGGTGCGGAAGTTGTAGTGAAGATTGACGGCGAAGAGCATGACCGTCGCAAGCTTGCGAGTGCTGATCAGGCGTTCGAGATCTTCGTCGAACCCGTAAGTAAGCCGCAACGCACCCGAGTCTCATTAACTATCGACGGTGTGGAGCATGCCGCTGAGATCGAGCGGAAGCCTGTTCGTCAGATGAAGGTGTATGTGTTGCCACACTCGCACCATGATCTGGGCTATACGGATCTCCAGGCTGCCGTTGAGGAAAAGCAGATCAATAACATCGTGCAAGGAATCGAGCTTGCACGGAAGACATCGGAGTACCCCGAAGGCTCTCGCTTCGTCTGGAATCTCGAAGTGCTTTGGGGCGCCGATTTATTTATGAAGCGCCGGTCTGCGAGTGATCGTACCGCTCTCATCGACGCAATTAAGAAAGGGTGGATCGCTCTCAACGGATCGTACGCAAATGAGCTGACTGGCTTGTGCAGACCAGAAGAGCTGGTTGAGTTGTTTCGCTTTGGCACGCAACTTGGCAAAGCATGCGGTGTGCCCGTGCGCAGCGCGATGATGAGCGACGTTCCTGGCTTCTCATGGGGCACCGTCACGGCGATGGCACAAGCAGGTATCCGATACTTCTCCGCAGCGCCCAACTACTTCGATCGCATTGGCACCTTCATGGTGGAGTGGCAGGACAAGCCATTTTGGTGGGTGTCGCCTTCAGGCAAAGAGCGGATTCTGTTCTGGGTTCCGTGGACCGGCTATGCCATGTCGCATGTGATGAAGCTGGGCGACGAGTGGGTCGACAAGTATCAGGACCGCATGGATGAAGTGGGCTTTCCCTATGACATCTCGTGCATTCGCTGGTCTGGTCATGGTGACAATGCTGTACCTGATCCGGAGCTGAGCCCCTGGATCAAGCGTTGGAACGAAACGTATGAGTGGCCGAAGTTCCACATCTCTTCCACGGAGACAGCCTTCTCTGCTTTTGAGAAGGCCTATGGCGACAAACTACCTGAGCACCGCGGCGATTTAACACCCTATTGGGAAGATGGTGCGGCGTCGTCTGCATTAGAGACGGCGATGAGCCGCAACGCGGCAGAACGCATCACGCAGGCCGCAGCGTTGGCCGCAGCATTTCATCCAGAATCGTATGCGCCCGACAAGTACAACGAAGCATGGCGCAACGTGTTGCTCTACTCAGAACACACTTGGGGTGCTTACTGCAGCGTGTCCGACTCTGAGAATCCGTTCACGTTGAAGCAGTGGGCCGTGAAACGAGCCTTCGCAGTAGATGCCGCGAAAGATGCAGATACGCTTCTGGCGGACGCACTCGGAAGTGGATCCACAACAACGAGTGCCGCAGAAGTCGATGTATACAACGCCACTTCATGGTCTCGATCAGAAGTAGTGTTGCTTACAAAAGAGCAATCCCACGCTGGAGATCACGTAGAGAACGCGCATGGTCAAGCAGTGCCATCGCAACGTCTTGCTTCCGGTGAATTAGCGCTCTGGGTTGAAAGCATCGCTCCGTACACCAAGCGGCGCTTCCGCTTATCCAGCAAGAAGCCTGCTCGACCTGCCCATGCCGTAAGCGTGCGCGGAGATGTGCTGGAAAACGAGAAGCTGCGTGTGAAATTGCATCCAGACACAGGCGACATCGTAGAACTCATGCAGCATGGCGATGCCGCAAACCTCGTTGACACAAAGAATGGTGCTGCAAATCAGTTCCTCTTCATGGCTGGCAACGACACGGAGCGTTTGGGTCATAGCGGAAAAGCCACGATCACAGTGGAAGACCCTGGCCCTCTCGTTGCGACAGTTCTCATTCGCACAACAGCTCCGTCATGCAACGGACTCACCCGGCGTGTTCGATTGGTCGCTGGAATGGATTTCGTTGCGCTGGAGAATACTGTAGACAAACAGCGCGCTGCGTTGAACCCGAATCCCGGCAAGGGTGGTCAAGGTGGTGAGTTCGCTCAGCGTGGCAGCAAGGAAAGCATTCAGTTCGGCTTTCCCATGCAGGTGCCTGATGGAAAGATGACCCTCGATGTTCCGCTTGCAGTGATGCAACCAGAAGTCGACCAGCTTTCGGGGAGTTGCAAAAACTGGTTGCCTGTAGGGCGTTGGGTGGATTTGAGTTCTCAGGTGCGTGGTGTGACCTGGGCGACCCTCGACGCGCCTTTGCTCGAGGTTGGTGGCATCACTGCAACGATGCTTGGATCCCAAAAGAATCCGGCTGTGTGGCGTAAACATATTGAGGCCACGCAGACGTTTTATTCGTGGGTTATGAACAATCACTGGGGCACAAACTATCGTGCGTATCAGCAGGGACCTGTCACGTTCCGTTATGCATTGCGCCCACATCGGGGCAATAGCAGCAGCGAAACGGAGCGTTTCGCTACAGGGCTGACACAGCCGCTAATTGCCGCGCCTGCATCAGGATCGGCGTCTGCCTCTGAGCCGATGCTGCATGTATCACCGCAAGAAGTACTGGTACAGAGCCTGAAGCCAAGTGATGACGGTAAAGCCTGGATCGTTCGACTCTTTTGTTCTTCGGGAGAGAAGCAACAAGCAACGCTTACGTGGGCGGACAGAGCCCATGCAGGCAAGACATGGATCAGCAATCTTTCTGAAGAGACTGTTCAAGCCGTCGATGCCTCCATTCCGATCTACGGTTGGCAGTTAGTCACCATTCGCGTGGAACGCAACGTCTAG
- a CDS encoding Dps family protein, giving the protein MSKKSDLVDRQISPLKTPSDIDHESVKQITGALNALLADTFSLYLKTKNFHWHMSGPHFRDYHLLLDDHGDQIFAMTDDVAERVRKLGGTTIRSIGHIARLARIPDNDADFVTPKDMLSELHEDEKAFTLSMRAVHALCDDAGDVATASLLENWIDQSQRRSWFLFEATRD; this is encoded by the coding sequence ATGTCAAAGAAAAGCGATCTTGTAGACCGTCAAATCTCTCCGTTAAAAACACCTTCGGACATTGATCACGAATCTGTTAAACAGATCACCGGAGCACTAAACGCGCTTCTCGCTGATACCTTCAGCCTCTATCTCAAGACGAAGAATTTTCATTGGCATATGAGTGGCCCGCACTTCCGTGACTACCATCTGCTGCTTGACGATCATGGTGATCAGATCTTTGCAATGACAGACGACGTTGCTGAGCGTGTCAGAAAACTCGGAGGGACGACGATCCGATCAATCGGCCACATTGCGCGCCTGGCCCGCATTCCGGACAACGATGCGGACTTCGTAACGCCCAAAGACATGCTGAGCGAATTGCATGAGGATGAGAAAGCCTTCACTCTATCGATGCGAGCGGTACATGCGCTATGTGACGATGCTGGTGATGTCGCTACTGCAAGCCTTCTAGAAAATTGGATTGATCAATCTCAACGCCGTAGCTGGTTCCTGTTCGAAGCAACACGCGACTAA
- a CDS encoding class I mannose-6-phosphate isomerase, giving the protein MRTFYELNPTIDIDAPLGSCVQGVADVVSKLASATSAAKSTIVLECYPGVIADELLRALHEAIPQALVVRSEEVFLHPDKLREKFAQTLGEDPVFAYMRPWTIDAYFDEAKLREAQARVDNHLGPVVIIGPGASRVAAKSDLLVYLSTTRWVLQARQRAHQVGNLGFKNATDSPGLLYKNAFFLDWRAGDALRHEIFAAMDWFVDLDDPSTPRMVSGDVLRKAMKDIVRRPFRVVPFFDPGPWGGQWMREKFGLPAGPKNYAWGFDCVPEENSVLLNFGGQHLSVPAQIVVAEEPEGLLGPVVFNEFGAEFPIRFDFLDTVDGGNLSLQVHPLREYIREHFGMSYTQDESYYIFESKPGSHMFLGLRTGVDRDEFAHALQDANDGERPLEAEQWVNVIPTHRHDHFSIPAGTVHCSGRDNVVLEISATPYIFTFKLWDWGRLGLDGKPRPVHLRHGLANIQWNRDTQWVNDELLQPAQKISEGDGWREERTGLHSLEFLETRRHWFTKPVTHNTRNNLHVLNLVEGDSAIVESPTGAFDPMIVHYGETFIVPAAAGEYTLRPLQETDKPLATIQAYVRTDRERNDIQQSRVKER; this is encoded by the coding sequence ATGAGAACTTTCTACGAACTCAACCCAACGATCGATATCGACGCGCCCCTTGGCTCATGCGTGCAAGGAGTCGCGGATGTTGTCAGTAAGCTCGCGTCTGCAACGTCTGCCGCTAAAAGCACAATTGTTCTCGAGTGCTATCCCGGGGTGATTGCGGATGAACTTCTGCGAGCGTTGCACGAAGCTATCCCGCAGGCTCTCGTCGTACGAAGCGAAGAAGTATTTCTTCATCCCGACAAGTTGCGGGAGAAGTTTGCTCAGACTCTTGGAGAAGATCCAGTCTTTGCATACATGCGTCCGTGGACGATTGATGCCTACTTCGATGAAGCGAAGCTACGGGAAGCTCAGGCACGGGTGGACAATCACCTGGGCCCGGTTGTCATCATCGGTCCTGGAGCTTCGCGCGTCGCGGCAAAAAGTGATCTGCTGGTCTATCTCAGTACCACTCGTTGGGTGCTTCAGGCACGGCAGCGTGCTCATCAGGTTGGCAACCTTGGCTTTAAAAATGCAACGGACTCACCTGGCCTGCTCTACAAGAATGCGTTCTTCCTTGACTGGCGAGCTGGTGATGCACTGCGGCATGAAATCTTTGCTGCGATGGACTGGTTCGTTGATCTCGATGATCCGTCTACGCCTCGCATGGTGAGTGGTGATGTGTTGCGTAAGGCGATGAAAGACATCGTTCGGAGGCCATTTCGTGTGGTGCCGTTTTTTGATCCGGGGCCATGGGGTGGCCAATGGATGCGCGAGAAGTTCGGTCTGCCAGCAGGCCCCAAGAACTATGCCTGGGGCTTCGACTGCGTTCCGGAGGAGAATAGCGTTCTTCTGAACTTCGGCGGACAACATCTCAGCGTGCCAGCGCAAATCGTGGTCGCAGAGGAACCAGAAGGACTGTTGGGACCAGTTGTTTTCAACGAATTTGGAGCTGAGTTCCCTATCCGATTCGACTTCCTTGATACGGTCGACGGCGGCAATCTCTCCTTGCAGGTGCATCCATTGCGCGAATACATTCGTGAGCACTTTGGGATGAGTTACACGCAGGATGAAAGTTATTACATCTTCGAGAGTAAGCCAGGATCACACATGTTTCTTGGTCTGCGAACGGGCGTTGACCGTGACGAATTTGCGCACGCTCTACAAGATGCGAACGATGGCGAGAGGCCACTGGAAGCAGAACAGTGGGTAAACGTTATTCCAACACATCGTCATGATCACTTTTCGATTCCAGCCGGAACAGTCCACTGTTCTGGGCGTGACAATGTTGTACTCGAGATTTCAGCCACGCCCTACATCTTCACGTTCAAGCTGTGGGACTGGGGGAGGCTCGGGCTCGACGGAAAGCCACGGCCAGTTCATCTGCGTCATGGGCTAGCGAATATCCAGTGGAATCGTGATACGCAGTGGGTCAATGATGAACTTCTGCAACCTGCGCAGAAGATATCCGAAGGTGACGGCTGGCGGGAGGAACGGACGGGACTTCATTCCCTGGAATTCCTCGAGACACGGCGGCATTGGTTCACCAAACCCGTCACCCACAACACGCGGAACAATCTTCATGTACTGAACCTTGTCGAAGGCGATTCTGCGATCGTGGAAAGTCCGACGGGAGCATTCGATCCGATGATCGTGCACTACGGCGAAACCTTCATCGTTCCTGCCGCGGCAGGCGAATACACCCTGCGACCACTTCAGGAGACCGACAAACCTCTGGCAACAATACAGGCTTATGTGCGTACCGACCGAGAGCGTAACGACATACAGCAATCGCGAGTGAAGGAGAGATAG
- a CDS encoding Dyp-type peroxidase, whose product MGSVEFEAIQGIVRFGYGKLTDCCFLLATIKDAEKTRGWIETAPVTNAVALSDAPQTALQVAFTYEGLTKLGCSSALLSQFSTEFKTGLNNNARARLLGDVGESAPEQWFWGSENNKVDVLVMLYARPGGLDAWKEAIQSGGWNEAFRVVSELNTSYLGGTEPFGFTDGVSQPELDWERSRVPQQIEDTYTNRITLGEVLLGYPNEYNRYTDRPLLPSDASSADLLPVAEDQPNMRDFGRNGSYLVLRTLEQNVDEFWRFIRGHSEDEATAEMMAEAMVGRRKDGTPLVPLSSSPIPGVDTNDNRNHFDFASDPDGLKCPFGAHIRRANPRNGDLPSPPVSGIKRLLTLLGLGEKTLNSDAKASSRFHRILRRGREFKNTPISTQTDETSTHEGIHFMCLNANLARQFEFLQSAWLMSTKFDALTDESDPLLGSRERIEGAAPPDSFTLPSEQLGERRTVGGIPRFVRVRGGAYFFLPSLATLRYLTAIGQSRE is encoded by the coding sequence ATGGGTTCGGTTGAGTTTGAAGCCATTCAAGGCATTGTGCGTTTTGGCTACGGCAAATTAACAGACTGCTGTTTCCTTCTGGCCACGATCAAGGACGCGGAGAAGACGCGGGGCTGGATCGAAACAGCTCCCGTGACCAATGCGGTCGCACTCTCTGACGCTCCACAGACTGCGCTTCAGGTTGCGTTCACGTATGAGGGATTAACGAAGCTTGGATGCTCATCCGCTTTGCTGTCGCAATTCTCAACTGAATTCAAAACGGGTTTGAACAACAACGCTCGTGCACGGTTATTGGGCGATGTCGGCGAGAGCGCACCTGAGCAGTGGTTCTGGGGATCTGAGAACAACAAGGTCGATGTGCTTGTGATGCTCTACGCCCGCCCAGGCGGACTGGATGCGTGGAAAGAAGCCATTCAGTCAGGCGGGTGGAACGAAGCATTTCGCGTTGTCAGTGAACTCAACACTTCGTACCTCGGCGGTACAGAGCCGTTCGGATTTACAGACGGAGTGAGTCAGCCGGAACTCGATTGGGAGCGATCGCGAGTTCCTCAACAGATTGAGGATACTTACACCAACCGCATCACTCTCGGCGAGGTTCTGCTCGGTTATCCCAACGAATACAACCGCTACACCGATAGGCCACTGTTACCTTCTGACGCATCGTCAGCCGATCTGCTTCCCGTCGCAGAGGATCAGCCAAACATGCGCGACTTCGGGCGCAACGGATCGTATCTCGTGCTTCGTACGCTGGAACAAAACGTAGACGAATTCTGGCGTTTCATTCGTGGACACTCTGAGGATGAAGCAACTGCGGAAATGATGGCCGAAGCAATGGTTGGACGCAGAAAGGATGGCACGCCATTGGTGCCGCTATCCAGCAGTCCCATTCCAGGTGTTGATACGAATGATAATCGCAATCATTTTGATTTTGCTTCGGACCCTGACGGCCTGAAGTGCCCGTTTGGCGCGCACATTCGCCGAGCAAACCCGCGCAATGGGGACCTGCCTTCACCTCCGGTCAGCGGCATTAAACGGCTGCTCACTCTTTTAGGCCTCGGCGAGAAAACCTTGAACTCTGATGCCAAGGCCTCGTCAAGATTCCACCGCATCCTTCGACGCGGTCGCGAATTCAAAAACACTCCTATTTCGACACAGACAGACGAAACGAGTACACACGAAGGAATTCATTTCATGTGCCTGAATGCCAACCTCGCGCGGCAGTTCGAGTTCCTACAAAGTGCCTGGTTGATGAGCACAAAGTTTGACGCACTCACAGATGAAAGCGATCCGCTACTGGGTAGCCGCGAACGCATTGAAGGTGCTGCACCGCCTGATAGTTTCACTCTGCCATCGGAACAATTGGGGGAACGTAGAACTGTCGGGGGAATTCCCCGTTTCGTACGCGTACGTGGTGGTGCATACTTCTTTCTACCTTCGCTAGCCACGTTGCGTTACCTAACGGCGATTGGACAATCTCGCGAATAA